In Reichenbachiella agarivorans, one genomic interval encodes:
- a CDS encoding PorV/PorQ family protein, with amino-acid sequence MDSSEEMAEIMISFGAEYWYKELFAARTGYFYEAESKGGRQYFTLGVGFRYQKFGIDFSYLIPTEQNNPLAETIRFSLLFNFDKEENKEDLN; translated from the coding sequence ATGGATTCTTCTGAAGAGATGGCTGAGATCATGATTTCTTTCGGTGCGGAGTACTGGTACAAAGAGCTATTTGCTGCACGTACGGGCTACTTCTACGAAGCAGAGTCCAAAGGAGGCAGACAGTATTTTACATTGGGTGTGGGTTTTAGGTATCAAAAATTTGGTATTGATTTCTCCTATTTGATCCCAACCGAGCAAAACAACCCATTAGCTGAGACTATCAGATTCTCCTTGTTATTCAATTTTGACAAGGAAGAAAACAAAGAAGATTTAAATTAA
- the porV gene encoding type IX secretion system outer membrane channel protein PorV, with protein sequence MNNKGIKGIIFLALLCISTTHSWAQSGVLNGQDPDRRVIVTAVPFVSFAPDSRASGMGDAGVATSPDANSVHWNNGKLAFIDQKFGASMSYSPWLATITNDMALYYLSGFYKIDRVQTVGVSMRYFDLGSIQLTDASGNLLGVDNPREGAVDATYSRKLSENLGIGVTARYIWSNLIGATSGVSQKGTSVAVDIGTYYHKDIRLGATNANWALGAHISNIGQKVTYSTDEFEDFIPINLRLGTALKLELDPFNTLTFALDFNKLMVPTPPVYEEDENGPVYDQDGNRIIERGKDPNRNLISGMFGSFSDAPDGFF encoded by the coding sequence ATGAATAACAAAGGGATCAAAGGCATCATATTTTTAGCGCTTTTGTGCATCAGCACTACACATTCTTGGGCACAATCTGGTGTGCTCAACGGTCAAGACCCTGACAGAAGGGTGATCGTCACCGCAGTACCTTTTGTAAGTTTTGCACCAGACTCTAGGGCTTCTGGGATGGGAGACGCAGGAGTGGCAACTTCTCCTGATGCCAACAGTGTCCATTGGAACAATGGTAAATTGGCATTCATTGATCAGAAATTTGGAGCGTCTATGTCCTATTCTCCTTGGCTGGCGACCATCACCAATGACATGGCATTGTATTATTTGTCAGGATTTTACAAAATTGATAGGGTTCAGACTGTTGGTGTATCGATGCGCTACTTCGATTTGGGTAGCATCCAGTTGACAGATGCCAGTGGCAATCTGCTCGGGGTAGACAACCCTAGAGAAGGAGCTGTAGATGCTACTTATTCTAGAAAGTTGAGTGAAAATTTGGGTATTGGTGTGACAGCCAGATACATCTGGTCCAATCTGATTGGAGCGACCAGTGGAGTCAGTCAAAAAGGAACAAGTGTAGCAGTGGATATTGGTACCTATTACCACAAAGACATAAGACTGGGAGCAACCAACGCTAATTGGGCTTTGGGGGCGCACATCTCCAATATTGGGCAAAAAGTCACTTACAGTACGGATGAATTCGAGGATTTTATTCCCATCAATTTGAGATTAGGTACTGCTTTGAAATTGGAATTGGATCCATTCAATACACTGACTTTTGCTTTGGATTTCAACAAACTGATGGTGCCTACCCCTCCTGTATATGAAGAAGATGAAAATGGACCTGTTTACGATCAGGATGGTAATAGAATCATAGAAAGAGGTAAAGATCCCAATAGAAATTTGATCAGCGGCATGTTTGGTTCATTCTCTGATGCACCAGATGGATTCTTCTGA
- the porU gene encoding type IX secretion system sortase PorU, which translates to MSIHCLYGQSSNSVLSTGTWYKIAVLEDGVYRVDASLLDKAGIDRKKVDVSKIAIYGNAFNGMLPQPNEADRPDDLIENAIMAVGLEDGVFDKSDYLLFYGRSADHLSFESASGDFLYEKNLYSDTAFYFLTVKEEPAIRMSSQQVGEITGVAQSTYTRFSAHEIDRTNLINSGRYWYGESFLSSSKSLILNFDAGGLVDGSAIKVYASAAVYKATVNSSFDFSINGDSVGSLSMLPYSGDKYDEQAVIDASVFQSTLSDATRLELKIDFVIGSNSGTGYLDYAHVMSVHDLNLAHRALSFYGTTAEVLQIKASDNTAQVWDVTDPTQVMVQQVQLSGDVLKFQSQRDAQHFYAFEESQIKKPIAKAKIANQNLHGMAAAEVIYITHRLFLQEAQRLADFRTTHDGLTTAVVTVDQIYNEYASGRQDITAIRDFIKMQYDTYGTLRYVTLVGDCSYDYKDRTFIKTNYVPVYEARNSIDPIESYSSEDYYGFLEDDEGEWVESAGGDHTLEIGVGRIPVRNVSDLSEYVSKVIRYESSQLTYGNWRNKVVFIADDGDANIHQRDADRLTTFLDTTNSELNVRKVFIDSYPQIGVPGSIDQRSPQAKAAFAEAISNGSLIVNYTGHGNEDKLSDESILDVDMIQELSNRHLMPFFVTATCQFGNYDNPSKVSGGEQILGHAQGGAIAMLTSTRAVVSNTNYTMNRAFYESLVVKEDGRYRRLGDLMRDTKNNSLAGPRNRNYALLGDASMRLAFAGAAVELTHINGQPLDQLDSLGALGSYQLAGQVMSGGVLDASFDGTVVVTIFDKPTQFKTLGDQSSASIYDERDVVLFQGEASVRAGVFSIETIIPKNINYSFGKGKISFYAMNTNKTWDAHGAFDEVVIGGSVKGVKDDTDPPSMELYMGDVNFVNGSKVASNTVFMAKLTDESGINTSKLGFGNDLVMYLDDSTGIKMNNYYTAALDTYQEGWVIYPMYNLAKGEHRLKMVAFDTYNNPVERSIEFYVSDKNEIKISDLMNYPNPFLDQTTFKFSQDRLGEELDISISITNLQGQTILKTDYYLDDAPLVVSDITWDGQDANGNKVKKGIYIYQIFIQSRVDGAKAQAYQKLLVLE; encoded by the coding sequence ATGTCCATTCATTGCCTCTATGGACAGTCGAGCAACTCTGTCCTGAGCACAGGTACGTGGTACAAAATTGCGGTTTTGGAAGACGGCGTGTACCGTGTAGATGCCAGTTTGCTAGACAAGGCAGGAATAGATCGCAAGAAAGTGGATGTCAGCAAAATCGCCATTTATGGCAATGCTTTTAACGGGATGTTGCCACAGCCCAATGAGGCAGATAGACCAGATGATTTGATCGAAAACGCAATAATGGCGGTAGGCTTGGAGGATGGAGTTTTTGACAAAAGTGACTACCTGTTGTTTTATGGGAGATCTGCAGATCATCTCAGTTTTGAGTCAGCCAGTGGAGATTTTCTCTACGAAAAGAATCTTTACAGTGATACTGCTTTTTATTTTCTGACTGTCAAAGAAGAACCTGCGATCAGGATGTCTTCTCAACAAGTTGGAGAGATCACGGGTGTTGCCCAATCTACCTACACACGATTTTCTGCACATGAAATAGATAGGACTAATCTTATCAATTCTGGGAGGTACTGGTATGGGGAGTCATTTTTATCTTCAAGCAAAAGTCTGATATTGAATTTTGATGCGGGAGGCTTGGTAGATGGATCTGCCATCAAGGTATATGCATCTGCTGCAGTGTACAAGGCCACTGTCAATTCTTCCTTTGACTTTAGCATAAATGGGGACAGTGTGGGGAGTCTCAGCATGTTGCCTTACTCTGGTGACAAATATGACGAACAAGCGGTGATTGATGCGAGTGTTTTTCAAAGTACGTTGTCTGATGCTACTCGACTAGAATTAAAAATTGATTTTGTGATCGGGTCCAACAGTGGCACTGGATATTTGGATTATGCCCATGTCATGAGTGTTCATGACTTGAATCTGGCTCATCGTGCTTTGTCTTTTTACGGAACAACCGCAGAGGTGCTTCAAATCAAAGCAAGTGACAATACAGCCCAAGTCTGGGATGTGACGGATCCCACTCAAGTGATGGTACAACAGGTGCAGCTGTCCGGTGATGTATTGAAATTTCAATCCCAGCGAGATGCACAACATTTTTATGCCTTTGAGGAATCTCAAATCAAGAAACCGATTGCCAAAGCCAAAATAGCCAATCAGAATCTACATGGCATGGCTGCTGCTGAAGTCATCTACATTACCCATCGGTTGTTTCTACAAGAAGCACAGCGATTGGCCGATTTTCGGACAACTCATGATGGTCTCACAACTGCCGTAGTGACTGTGGATCAGATATACAACGAGTACGCCTCAGGTCGACAGGACATCACAGCGATCAGAGATTTCATCAAAATGCAATACGATACGTACGGAACCCTCCGCTACGTGACTTTGGTGGGTGATTGCTCATATGATTACAAAGACCGTACTTTTATCAAAACCAATTATGTCCCTGTATATGAGGCCAGAAATTCCATTGATCCCATTGAGAGTTATTCATCCGAAGATTATTATGGCTTCCTAGAGGATGACGAAGGGGAGTGGGTAGAGAGTGCTGGTGGCGATCACACCTTAGAGATTGGTGTGGGGAGGATTCCTGTCCGCAATGTCAGTGATCTCAGTGAGTATGTCAGCAAGGTGATTCGCTATGAGTCCAGTCAGTTGACTTATGGCAATTGGCGAAACAAAGTAGTCTTCATTGCTGATGATGGGGATGCAAATATCCACCAACGCGATGCTGATCGTCTCACTACATTTTTGGACACGACCAACTCCGAACTCAATGTCAGGAAAGTTTTCATCGATAGTTATCCGCAGATAGGTGTACCTGGCAGCATAGATCAGCGCTCACCACAGGCCAAGGCGGCCTTTGCAGAGGCCATTTCCAATGGATCCCTGATTGTGAACTACACAGGGCATGGCAATGAAGACAAACTCAGTGATGAAAGCATATTGGATGTGGATATGATCCAAGAGCTGTCCAACCGTCATTTGATGCCGTTTTTTGTCACTGCTACTTGCCAATTTGGCAACTATGACAACCCCTCCAAGGTATCAGGAGGAGAGCAGATTCTCGGACATGCCCAAGGGGGAGCGATTGCTATGTTGACGTCTACAAGAGCTGTAGTTTCTAATACCAACTACACCATGAATAGAGCTTTTTATGAATCTTTGGTGGTCAAGGAGGATGGTCGCTACCGTAGATTGGGGGACTTGATGAGAGATACCAAAAACAACAGTTTGGCTGGGCCGAGAAATCGAAATTATGCACTGCTAGGTGATGCCAGCATGCGTTTGGCATTTGCTGGAGCTGCTGTGGAATTGACTCATATCAATGGCCAGCCGCTGGATCAACTGGATAGTTTGGGTGCATTGGGGAGCTATCAGCTAGCAGGGCAGGTGATGTCTGGCGGGGTGTTGGATGCCAGTTTTGATGGGACAGTAGTTGTGACCATTTTTGACAAACCTACACAATTCAAGACATTGGGTGATCAATCTAGTGCGAGCATCTACGATGAGCGAGATGTCGTGCTCTTTCAGGGAGAAGCATCAGTAAGAGCTGGAGTGTTTAGCATTGAAACCATCATCCCAAAAAACATCAACTATTCTTTCGGAAAGGGAAAGATCAGTTTTTATGCGATGAATACAAATAAGACCTGGGATGCACATGGAGCATTTGACGAGGTTGTAATTGGTGGATCTGTCAAAGGGGTCAAAGATGACACAGATCCTCCATCCATGGAACTGTACATGGGAGATGTGAATTTTGTGAATGGTTCAAAGGTAGCTTCCAACACCGTTTTTATGGCCAAACTCACTGACGAAAGTGGTATCAATACTTCCAAATTGGGCTTTGGGAATGATCTAGTGATGTATCTAGATGATAGCACTGGGATCAAGATGAATAATTATTATACGGCGGCACTGGACACCTACCAAGAAGGTTGGGTCATTTATCCCATGTATAATTTGGCCAAAGGAGAGCATCGTCTAAAAATGGTTGCTTTTGATACCTACAATAATCCAGTGGAACGCAGCATCGAGTTTTATGTCTCAGACAAGAATGAGATCAAAATTTCTGATTTGATGAACTACCCCAACCCTTTTTTGGATCAAACAACCTTTAAATTTTCGCAGGATCGGTTGGGAGAAGAGTTGGATATATCAATCTCCATTACGAATTTACAGGGTCAGACAATATTGAAGACAGATTACTATTTGGATGATGCACCGCTTGTGGTGAGCGATATTACTTGGGATGGGCAAGATGCAAATGGGAATAAAGTAAAAAAAGGAATCTATATTTATCAAATATTTATTCAAAGCAGGGTAGATGGTGCCAAAGCACAGGCCTATCAAAAGCTCCTAGTTTTGGAATAA
- the pssA gene encoding CDP-diacylglycerol--serine O-phosphatidyltransferase has translation MTIRNFIPNMLTCLNLVFGCLALITIFEGQYDHAIYYVFLSGIADFFDGFAARMLKASSNIGKDLDSLADMVSFGVVPAFVMFKMIEANSVMAYLPYVGLIVAVFSALRLAKFNNDERQTDSFHGLPVPANALFLCTLPLLAVEPIFADILSNQWVLGGITVVMASLLITDVKLLALKFKHFGWEDNEARYIILGASIVAIATFQLLALPFVIVFYFIGSIFVNLLDARRA, from the coding sequence ATGACCATAAGAAATTTCATCCCCAACATGCTGACCTGCCTCAATTTAGTCTTTGGTTGTCTGGCTTTGATTACCATTTTTGAGGGGCAGTATGATCATGCGATCTACTATGTGTTTTTGTCGGGGATTGCAGATTTCTTTGATGGGTTTGCCGCGAGGATGCTCAAGGCTAGTTCCAACATCGGCAAAGACTTGGATTCGTTGGCTGACATGGTTTCGTTTGGCGTGGTGCCGGCATTCGTCATGTTCAAAATGATTGAGGCCAACAGTGTCATGGCGTATTTGCCCTATGTGGGATTGATTGTGGCAGTCTTTTCAGCTCTCAGATTGGCCAAGTTCAACAACGATGAGCGACAGACTGATAGTTTTCATGGTCTGCCTGTACCTGCCAATGCACTTTTTCTGTGTACGCTGCCCCTGCTTGCTGTAGAACCAATTTTCGCAGATATTTTATCCAATCAGTGGGTGTTGGGAGGAATCACCGTAGTGATGGCCAGTCTTTTGATCACAGATGTGAAATTGCTTGCACTCAAGTTTAAGCACTTTGGATGGGAAGACAATGAGGCCAGATACATCATTTTGGGTGCTTCGATAGTGGCGATTGCGACATTTCAGTTATTGGCACTGCCATTTGTGATAGTGTTTTACTTTATAGGGTCTATTTTTGTCAACCTTCTGGATGCACGCAGAGCTTGA
- a CDS encoding MBL fold metallo-hydrolase: MIEIHNFVFNPFYENTYVLFDETKEALIIDPGCYEDTERQELVDFVAQHELKVTKLINTHCHIDHVLGNAFVKKKYGVELYIHAEDEATLRSVEVYAPAYGFTEYQKTEAEHRMKEGDVITFGNSEMEVLFTPGHAPGHVVLVNKAQNICIGGDVLFDGSVGRTDLPGGDFDTLIQSIHDKLFSLSDDMEVYPGHGPRTTIGKEKISNPFCALKK; this comes from the coding sequence ATGATTGAGATACACAATTTCGTTTTTAATCCTTTTTATGAAAACACATACGTTCTTTTTGATGAAACCAAAGAGGCGTTGATCATAGATCCGGGATGTTACGAGGATACCGAACGACAAGAGTTGGTGGATTTTGTAGCACAGCATGAGCTCAAAGTCACCAAACTAATCAATACACATTGTCACATAGACCATGTCTTGGGCAATGCTTTTGTGAAGAAAAAGTATGGCGTAGAGCTGTATATTCATGCCGAAGACGAAGCGACATTGAGGTCTGTTGAGGTCTATGCTCCTGCGTATGGTTTTACTGAGTATCAAAAAACGGAGGCTGAGCACAGAATGAAAGAGGGTGATGTGATAACTTTTGGCAACAGCGAAATGGAAGTCTTGTTTACTCCAGGTCATGCACCAGGACACGTGGTCTTGGTCAACAAGGCTCAAAATATTTGTATTGGTGGTGATGTGTTGTTTGATGGGAGTGTAGGGAGGACAGATCTGCCAGGCGGTGATTTTGATACTTTGATTCAGAGTATCCATGACAAATTGTTTAGTCTGTCAGATGATATGGAAGTATATCCAGGACATGGTCCTAGAACGACGATAGGTAAAGAGAAAATTTCAAATCCATTTTGTGCCTTGAAAAAATGA
- a CDS encoding NAD(P)/FAD-dependent oxidoreductase → MVNHKISEYLKDYLIIGHGLAGAVLSQQLLEKQQQITVLDLPTSNHSSSVAAGLYNPVTGRKMVKTWMADELFPVIEPFYRQLEQHLNSSFLLDIGIYRPFVSFEEQNDWDAKQSDDKYTPFIKSIRKKNLDSVSLHDPFGGIHLNHAGFVKIPQLLRASRAALIQAHVCEEKYFDQSQLKIKSDHITYENIAYRRLIFCNGIEALQTELFGWLPMHPVKGEILKAKMGKKITTILNRGVFILPLDHEHVRIGSNYQNHFDNILPTEKGKEEILQRLNGVLNEPVTIVDSTAGVRPATKDRRPIIGKHPEYEHIYIFNGFGSKGVSLIPYFSKQFMTYLETENGLIHDVNVSRYYKAYNSR, encoded by the coding sequence TTGGTCAATCACAAAATCTCAGAATATTTGAAGGACTATCTGATCATCGGTCATGGTCTGGCGGGGGCTGTGCTTTCTCAACAATTGTTGGAAAAACAACAGCAAATTACCGTCTTGGATCTGCCCACATCCAACCATTCATCCAGCGTCGCAGCTGGACTGTACAATCCAGTCACAGGTCGTAAGATGGTCAAAACTTGGATGGCAGACGAACTATTTCCTGTCATAGAGCCATTTTACCGCCAATTAGAGCAACATCTGAATAGTTCGTTTTTGTTAGACATTGGGATTTATCGCCCTTTTGTTTCCTTTGAAGAACAAAATGATTGGGATGCCAAACAATCAGATGACAAATACACGCCGTTCATCAAATCCATCAGAAAAAAAAATCTGGATAGTGTTTCTCTTCATGATCCTTTTGGTGGCATTCATCTCAACCATGCTGGTTTCGTAAAAATCCCACAGCTGTTGCGAGCCAGTCGGGCGGCTCTCATCCAAGCTCATGTGTGCGAAGAAAAGTATTTTGATCAATCCCAACTAAAAATAAAATCAGACCACATCACCTACGAGAACATTGCCTACAGAAGGCTTATTTTTTGCAATGGCATAGAAGCACTCCAAACCGAACTGTTTGGATGGCTACCCATGCACCCCGTCAAAGGTGAAATACTGAAAGCCAAAATGGGGAAAAAAATCACTACAATACTCAACAGAGGCGTATTCATCCTCCCTCTGGATCATGAGCATGTACGAATTGGCTCCAATTACCAAAACCACTTTGACAATATACTACCCACCGAAAAAGGCAAAGAAGAAATCCTCCAAAGGCTCAATGGAGTCCTCAACGAGCCTGTCACAATTGTAGATAGTACGGCGGGAGTTCGACCTGCGACAAAAGACCGACGTCCGATCATTGGAAAACACCCCGAATATGAACATATTTATATCTTCAACGGTTTTGGATCCAAAGGTGTCTCATTGATTCCTTACTTTTCGAAGCAATTCATGACCTATTTGGAAACAGAAAATGGCCTCATACATGACGTCAATGTATCGAGATATTATAAAGCATACAACAGTCGATAA
- a CDS encoding TolB-like translocation protein: MRKIVLIAYILFLTSQAVIAQYQRQNFGQNRVQYKDFDWYYYGTEDYDIHFYNQGEEYAEVTLELLKEEFEKITDLIGYAPFSKSEIFIYNSHTDLLQSNIGVGSPSFTIAGETKFVKLQVEIAYPGNMLDFKKELKYKISKMLLEDMMFGGSLTEMFQSNYLLNLPEWFINGAENYIAYGWDVTMDDYVRDYLVKKKIRKFSKLEGEMATLVGQSVWNYIAIKYGNSNLSNILNLTRIIRNTEHSVASTLGISFRQFMYEWAEYYGIPNEELDASYISPDKDDKIIGVRGKITKLTDLKLSPDGNQLAYVQNYKGKYKIIIRDIAKGKERVAMTGGYHSIDQEVSYKLPYIDWISNTQIGVLTTWYGKNYLVTYDIPTRSKQRKSLTRFNQINQIDFNDNGKLAIVSADVKGQTDLYLISMKRNAIKRLTKDSWDDLYPQFIPGTDAFVFSSNRTTDTLNITTPAIHEMPEILNLFAYDLDTTTNVLYRMTNTISNETYPVPVDDEHIYFLSDLKGINNVYSYSFKDSLYHQVSNFRTSLKQYDINPNTHDLAFLMLNDGKTKLYLNEEYNLDQRLFTPPTLRHQVKQIEYIRKKREERATQELLEQKKAEAELESQMQHEADSTQAMMDENFIDTDNYQFEDEPEEEEINQQRFSFLSIYEKIQKEPTVTGPLPYETSFTADNLVTSFVIDQLRGFGILVETQMTDALENHKFNGGFLAITDFRSGDFFAEYSYLKHTIDLHARYDRKVVYKESFRLSNQAGDQDIRQKYKLNTFTVGAALPTSVSSRFEIDGFMEFTNYYNLNPDILATRPAREGIILGSSYTYAGFKAAWVFDNTLVNGLNLFEGSRGKVSFEHHQALNDHTRSFSNFNVDLRRYQKIHRELILATRIYYGSSFGHRPKTYMLGGMDNWLFNDKENSNQTSSPLYYSNFKDNTDVLFTEFVNLRGFNYNRFNGENVLTANAELRFPVVKYFTRGTIKSNFLRNLQFIGFYDIGSAWTGVSPFNENNTVDTKLVREPGSPFEAVIKTSRNPWLQSYGFGMRTVLLGYYLRMDVARPIEDYNLESMKFYLSLGYDF, from the coding sequence ATGAGAAAAATTGTACTTATAGCATACATATTATTCCTGACCTCTCAGGCTGTCATTGCACAGTATCAAAGGCAGAATTTTGGGCAAAACCGGGTGCAGTACAAAGATTTTGACTGGTACTATTACGGAACAGAGGACTATGATATTCATTTTTACAATCAAGGAGAAGAATACGCAGAAGTAACCCTGGAATTGCTAAAAGAAGAATTTGAAAAAATCACCGATCTCATCGGGTATGCCCCCTTTTCCAAAAGTGAGATTTTCATCTACAACTCTCATACCGACCTGCTCCAAAGCAACATAGGGGTAGGCTCTCCTTCTTTTACCATCGCAGGTGAAACGAAATTCGTCAAGCTCCAAGTAGAAATAGCCTATCCAGGCAATATGCTAGATTTTAAGAAAGAACTCAAGTACAAAATCTCCAAAATGCTCCTAGAGGATATGATGTTTGGGGGCAGTTTGACGGAGATGTTTCAGAGCAATTACCTCCTCAATCTACCCGAATGGTTTATCAATGGAGCCGAAAATTATATAGCATATGGATGGGATGTCACCATGGATGATTATGTGAGAGATTATTTGGTCAAAAAGAAAATTCGAAAATTCTCCAAACTAGAAGGAGAAATGGCAACTCTCGTAGGCCAGTCTGTATGGAACTACATCGCTATCAAATATGGCAACAGCAACCTGAGCAACATCCTCAACCTCACCCGAATCATCCGAAATACCGAACACAGTGTCGCCAGTACACTGGGGATTTCGTTTAGGCAGTTTATGTATGAGTGGGCAGAATACTACGGCATCCCCAACGAAGAGTTAGATGCCAGCTACATCTCTCCAGACAAAGATGATAAAATCATAGGTGTCAGAGGCAAAATCACCAAACTCACAGATCTCAAACTCAGCCCTGATGGGAATCAGCTGGCCTATGTTCAGAATTATAAGGGCAAGTACAAAATCATCATTAGAGACATTGCCAAGGGCAAAGAACGTGTGGCCATGACTGGAGGTTATCACTCTATAGACCAAGAAGTATCCTACAAATTGCCCTATATTGATTGGATCAGCAATACACAAATTGGCGTGCTCACCACATGGTATGGCAAAAACTACCTTGTCACTTACGACATTCCTACACGCTCCAAACAAAGAAAATCACTCACCCGATTCAACCAGATCAACCAAATAGACTTCAATGACAATGGCAAACTAGCTATAGTGAGTGCAGATGTCAAAGGCCAAACTGACCTCTATTTGATCAGTATGAAACGCAATGCCATCAAGCGTCTCACCAAAGACAGTTGGGATGACCTCTACCCACAGTTTATTCCTGGTACAGATGCCTTTGTCTTTAGCTCCAACCGAACAACTGACACGCTCAATATCACCACGCCTGCCATCCATGAGATGCCCGAGATTCTCAACCTATTTGCCTACGATTTGGACACCACCACCAATGTTTTGTACAGGATGACCAACACGATCAGCAACGAGACCTACCCTGTGCCAGTAGATGATGAGCACATTTATTTCTTGAGCGATCTCAAGGGAATCAACAACGTCTACAGCTATAGCTTCAAAGACAGTCTGTATCATCAAGTTTCTAATTTCCGCACCAGCCTCAAACAATATGACATCAACCCCAACACGCATGATTTGGCTTTCTTGATGCTCAATGATGGAAAAACCAAACTCTACTTAAACGAAGAATATAATCTGGATCAGCGCCTGTTCACTCCACCCACGCTGAGACATCAAGTCAAACAAATAGAATACATTAGGAAAAAAAGAGAAGAAAGAGCTACACAGGAACTACTAGAGCAGAAAAAAGCTGAAGCAGAATTGGAAAGTCAAATGCAGCATGAAGCCGACAGTACACAGGCCATGATGGATGAGAATTTTATCGATACCGACAATTATCAGTTTGAAGATGAGCCAGAAGAAGAAGAAATAAATCAGCAGCGGTTTTCCTTTCTCTCTATCTATGAAAAAATACAGAAAGAACCAACCGTCACGGGACCTCTGCCATATGAAACGAGCTTCACCGCTGACAACCTCGTTACATCCTTTGTCATCGATCAGTTGCGTGGTTTCGGTATCTTGGTCGAAACCCAAATGACAGATGCACTCGAAAACCATAAATTCAACGGGGGATTCTTGGCCATTACTGACTTCAGGAGTGGCGATTTCTTTGCGGAATACAGCTACCTAAAACACACCATCGACCTTCATGCCCGCTATGACCGAAAAGTTGTGTACAAAGAAAGTTTCAGGCTTTCCAATCAAGCAGGTGATCAAGATATACGCCAAAAATACAAGCTCAATACATTTACCGTGGGAGCAGCACTCCCAACCTCTGTATCATCAAGATTCGAAATTGATGGATTCATGGAATTTACCAACTATTACAATCTGAACCCTGATATTCTGGCTACTAGGCCTGCAAGAGAGGGAATCATTCTAGGTTCCAGTTACACCTATGCGGGATTCAAAGCTGCATGGGTATTCGACAATACTTTGGTCAATGGATTGAACCTATTTGAAGGATCCAGAGGAAAAGTCTCGTTTGAGCATCATCAAGCCCTCAATGATCATACGCGTAGTTTTAGCAATTTCAATGTAGATCTGAGACGCTATCAAAAAATACACCGTGAACTCATTCTAGCCACACGAATATATTATGGCTCTTCATTTGGGCATAGACCCAAAACCTATATGCTAGGAGGAATGGACAACTGGCTATTCAATGACAAAGAAAACTCAAATCAAACCAGTTCTCCGCTGTACTACAGCAACTTCAAAGACAATACAGATGTGCTCTTCACGGAGTTTGTCAACCTCAGAGGTTTCAATTACAATCGCTTCAACGGTGAAAATGTCCTGACTGCCAATGCAGAATTGAGATTCCCAGTAGTCAAATACTTCACCCGAGGGACGATCAAATCCAACTTTCTTAGAAACCTTCAATTCATAGGATTTTATGACATTGGTTCAGCATGGACTGGTGTATCCCCCTTCAATGAAAACAATACTGTGGATACCAAACTCGTCAGAGAGCCTGGGTCACCATTTGAAGCCGTCATCAAAACTAGCAGAAACCCATGGCTACAAAGCTACGGATTTGGTATGCGTACGGTCCTCTTGGGATATTACCTCAGAATGGACGTAGCACGACCCATCGAAGACTACAACCTAGAGTCTATGAAATTTTACCTCTCCTTGGGATATGACTTTTAA